From the Desulfarculaceae bacterium genome, one window contains:
- a CDS encoding polysaccharide deacetylase family protein, producing MPSGQLQSAEGATRLVLKVDIDTKVGLCEGVPRLMDIFARAGVKASVYVAMGPDHSGRALARLVKPGFLQKQLRSGAAGAYGVTTMLYGVVLPGPIIAEAAPHLFHELIAAGHEAGLHGWDHVFWHDRMRHLPPQRLRSHLGRAWRLYKEITGQAPTTFASPGWQITPDGFLALATMGITHASCTRGERPFRPVVRGRVLPLVELPTTMPTLDEVLGRNGVTLESAAATLAQQVRPGELNVFTLHGEVEGRAQAPVLGELISRLQDQGVVFQRLVDAAHEALAGPLPAGDIRWGTVEGRAGELAFAAGGAV from the coding sequence ATGCCTTCCGGCCAGCTCCAGTCCGCCGAGGGCGCCACCCGTTTGGTGCTCAAGGTGGACATCGACACCAAGGTGGGTTTGTGCGAGGGAGTGCCCCGCCTCATGGACATTTTCGCCCGGGCGGGGGTCAAGGCCTCGGTCTACGTGGCCATGGGGCCGGACCACTCGGGCCGCGCCCTGGCCCGCCTGGTCAAACCCGGCTTCCTGCAAAAGCAGCTTCGCTCCGGCGCGGCCGGGGCCTACGGCGTCACCACCATGCTCTACGGCGTGGTGCTGCCCGGGCCCATCATCGCCGAGGCGGCCCCGCATCTGTTCCATGAGTTGATCGCGGCGGGCCACGAGGCCGGCCTGCACGGCTGGGACCACGTGTTCTGGCACGATCGTATGCGCCATCTGCCTCCCCAGCGCCTGCGCTCCCATCTGGGCCGGGCCTGGCGGTTATACAAGGAGATCACCGGCCAGGCGCCCACCACCTTTGCCTCGCCGGGCTGGCAGATCACCCCGGACGGCTTCTTGGCCCTGGCCACCATGGGCATCACCCACGCCTCCTGCACCCGGGGCGAGCGCCCCTTCCGGCCCGTGGTGCGCGGCCGCGTCTTGCCCTTGGTGGAGCTGCCCACCACCATGCCCACCCTGGACGAGGTCCTGGGCCGGAACGGCGTGACCCTGGAGAGCGCGGCGGCCACCCTGGCCCAGCAGGTGCGCCCCGGCGAGCTCAACGTCTTCACCCTGCACGGCGAGGTGGAGGGCAGGGCGCAGGCCCCGGTGCTCGGCGAGCTTATCAGCCGCTTGCAGGACCAGGGCGTGGTTTTCCAGCGCCTGGTGGACGCGGCCCATGAGGCCTTGGCCGGGCCGCTGCCCGCCGGGGACATCCGCTGGGGCACGGTGGAAGGCCGGGCCGGAGAGCTGGCCTTTGCCGCCGGGGGCGCGGTGTGA
- the msbA gene encoding lipid A export permease/ATP-binding protein MsbA, with protein MVRPYWKRLAGAMALMVIVGAATSAMAYLVKPVMDQIFVAKNQNLLMLLPIGIVVLYAVKGGAAYGQTYLMQYVGQRIVTQYRIDLYAHLQRLSLSYYDRTPTGELMSRITNDVNQMQGAVSSVVTGVLKDLFTIFGLMAVIIYRDWFLAIFALGVFPLCVIPLVKFGRRLRKISHRSQETMSDVTVLLHETIAGARIVKGFCREDYETQRFTDEAFRLFRLRMKDISTRALSSPTMEFLGGLGIAGILFYGGWQVIHGVSTPGTFFSFLTALILLYEPVKRLSNMNNDIQNGLAAAERVYRVLDEPVEIDEKPGAVELSPLKSEIRYDKVSFSYRPDEPVLTEVNLTVPKGQVLALVGTSGGGKTTLVNLLPRFYEVSDGAIRIDGVDIRECSLTSLRSQIAIVTQQTILFNDTIKNNIAYGRPGATEQQVAAAAQAAYATGFIEHLPNGMDSMIGESGVLLSGGERQRLSIARALLADRPILILDEATSSLDTESEMQVQKALENLMAGRTTFVIAHRLSTVQRADRILVVSGGRIVEEGRHDELLAMGGVYTRLHRMQFAVDQGLETAPASTTEAAGEGS; from the coding sequence ATGGTGCGCCCCTACTGGAAGCGCCTGGCCGGGGCCATGGCCCTGATGGTGATCGTGGGGGCCGCCACCTCGGCCATGGCCTATCTGGTCAAGCCGGTGATGGACCAGATCTTCGTGGCTAAGAACCAGAACCTCCTGATGCTCTTGCCCATCGGCATCGTGGTGCTCTACGCGGTCAAGGGCGGGGCGGCCTATGGCCAGACCTACCTCATGCAATACGTGGGTCAGCGCATCGTCACCCAGTACCGCATCGATCTCTACGCCCATTTGCAGCGCCTGAGCCTGAGCTACTACGACCGCACGCCCACCGGCGAGTTGATGAGCCGCATCACTAACGACGTGAACCAGATGCAGGGCGCGGTCTCCAGCGTGGTCACCGGGGTGCTCAAGGATCTGTTCACCATCTTCGGGCTCATGGCGGTGATCATCTACCGCGACTGGTTCTTGGCCATCTTCGCCCTGGGGGTGTTCCCCCTGTGCGTGATTCCCCTGGTCAAGTTCGGCCGCCGGCTACGCAAGATTTCCCACCGCTCCCAGGAGACCATGTCCGATGTGACCGTGCTGTTGCACGAGACCATCGCCGGGGCGCGCATCGTCAAGGGCTTCTGCCGCGAGGACTACGAGACCCAGCGCTTCACCGACGAGGCTTTCCGTCTCTTCCGGCTGCGCATGAAGGACATCTCCACCCGCGCCCTGTCCAGCCCCACCATGGAGTTCCTGGGCGGCCTGGGCATCGCGGGCATCCTGTTCTACGGCGGCTGGCAGGTTATCCACGGCGTGTCCACGCCCGGCACCTTCTTCTCCTTTCTCACCGCCCTGATTCTGCTCTATGAGCCGGTCAAGCGGCTGAGCAACATGAACAACGACATTCAGAACGGCCTGGCGGCGGCCGAGCGGGTGTACCGCGTTTTGGATGAGCCGGTGGAGATCGACGAGAAGCCCGGCGCGGTGGAGCTGTCCCCGCTCAAAAGCGAGATCCGCTACGACAAGGTGAGCTTCTCCTACCGCCCCGACGAGCCGGTGCTCACGGAGGTGAACCTCACCGTGCCCAAGGGCCAGGTGCTGGCCCTGGTGGGCACCAGCGGCGGCGGCAAGACCACCCTGGTCAACCTGCTGCCCCGTTTCTACGAGGTCAGCGACGGAGCCATCCGCATCGACGGCGTGGATATCCGCGAGTGCAGCCTGACCAGCCTGCGCTCCCAGATCGCCATCGTGACCCAGCAGACCATCCTGTTCAATGACACCATCAAGAACAACATCGCCTACGGACGCCCCGGCGCCACGGAGCAGCAGGTGGCCGCCGCCGCCCAGGCGGCCTATGCCACCGGGTTCATCGAGCATCTGCCCAATGGCATGGACTCCATGATCGGCGAGAGCGGGGTGCTGCTCTCCGGCGGTGAGCGCCAGCGCCTTTCCATCGCGCGGGCTCTGTTGGCCGACCGGCCCATCCTCATCCTGGACGAGGCCACCAGCAGCCTGGACACCGAGAGCGAGATGCAGGTGCAAAAGGCCCTGGAGAACCTCATGGCCGGGCGCACCACCTTTGTGATCGCCCACCGGCTTTCCACCGTGCAGCGGGCCGACCGCATCCTGGTGGTCAGCGGCGGGCGCATCGTGGAGGAGGGGCGGCACGATGAGCTTCTGGCCATGGGTGGCGTGTACACCCGTTTGCACCGCATGCAGTTCGCGGTGGACCAGGGCCTGGAAACCGCTCCGGCTTCCACGACGGAGGCGGCCGGGGAGGGGAGCTAG
- a CDS encoding 3-deoxy-D-manno-octulosonic acid transferase has protein sequence MKRALYSTALGLGTIAAAPFIAARLTRPAKRAATLARLGLGPLCRPPRLSPGGIWLHALSVGETASALPLVAGLRDHFPEKPIAFSSGTGQGLATAQDMVGDKADALFIRPLELPWALGPVLNALRPGLAILVEGDLWPGWQWSLAARGARRLLVNGRVSPRTLRGYRRMGGLARELFRGFDLVLMQTPTDRERLLSVGVEPAKVRVAGNLKFDSAPAQLGETGRAALAEELGLGGRMVLVAGSTHAGEDEACLDAFTQLRGAHPGLALLIAPREVERGGAVARLAEARGLSVARVSQGINPGADVVVLDVLGKLAPAYALGVAGFVGGSLTPIGGHNLLEPAAQGVPVIFGPHTHNFLEMARDLEAAGGGMRVGTGAELGAVWARLLDDPSEAGRIGAAALDFVAAHRGAVGRAVEAAEELLEGARG, from the coding sequence GTGAAGCGCGCCCTCTATAGCACCGCCCTGGGTCTGGGGACCATCGCCGCCGCGCCCTTTATCGCCGCCCGGCTGACCCGCCCCGCCAAGCGCGCGGCCACCCTGGCCCGCCTGGGCCTGGGGCCGCTCTGCCGCCCGCCCCGTTTGTCACCCGGCGGCATCTGGCTGCACGCCTTGAGCGTGGGCGAGACCGCCTCGGCCCTGCCCCTGGTGGCCGGGCTGCGGGACCACTTCCCGGAAAAACCAATCGCCTTTTCCAGCGGCACCGGCCAGGGCCTGGCCACGGCGCAAGACATGGTGGGCGATAAGGCCGACGCCTTGTTCATACGCCCCTTGGAGCTGCCCTGGGCCTTGGGACCGGTGCTGAACGCCCTGCGCCCCGGCCTGGCCATTCTGGTGGAGGGCGACCTCTGGCCCGGCTGGCAGTGGTCCCTGGCCGCGCGGGGGGCGCGCCGCCTCTTGGTAAACGGCCGGGTGAGTCCGCGCACCCTGCGGGGATACCGCCGCATGGGCGGCCTGGCCCGCGAGCTGTTCCGGGGCTTCGACCTAGTGCTCATGCAGACCCCCACGGACCGCGAGCGCCTGCTCTCGGTGGGCGTGGAGCCCGCCAAGGTGCGGGTGGCAGGCAACCTCAAGTTCGACAGCGCCCCGGCTCAGCTGGGCGAGACCGGGCGCGCGGCCCTGGCCGAGGAGTTGGGCCTGGGCGGACGCATGGTGCTGGTGGCCGGCTCTACCCACGCGGGCGAGGATGAGGCCTGTTTGGACGCCTTTACCCAGCTGCGCGGGGCGCATCCCGGCCTGGCCCTGCTCATCGCGCCCCGCGAGGTGGAGCGGGGCGGGGCGGTGGCTCGCCTGGCTGAGGCGCGGGGCCTGAGCGTGGCCCGGGTGTCCCAAGGCATTAATCCGGGCGCGGACGTGGTGGTGCTGGACGTTCTGGGCAAGCTGGCCCCAGCCTATGCCCTGGGGGTGGCCGGTTTCGTGGGCGGCTCCCTGACCCCCATAGGCGGGCACAACCTGCTGGAGCCCGCCGCCCAGGGCGTGCCGGTGATCTTCGGCCCGCACACCCACAACTTCCTGGAGATGGCCCGCGATTTGGAGGCGGCCGGAGGCGGGATGCGCGTGGGCACCGGCGCGGAGCTGGGCGCGGTGTGGGCCCGCCTGCTGGACGACCCATCCGAGGCGGGGCGCATCGGCGCGGCGGCCCTGGATTTCGTGGCAGCCCACCGGGGCGCGGTGGGCCGCGCGGTGGAAGCGGCGGAGGAGCTTTTGGAGGGCGCGCGTGGCTAA
- a CDS encoding glycosyltransferase family 39 protein — MSPKAQIKGALALLMVLALAAALLLAGLGEIPLTDRDEGEYAAAVAAMRAQGDWLVPTLNGKLYLEKPILVYWAMAGSQAIMGDNEIAARMPSALAGFLLVLAVGLAVWRAGGRASLGAMAAAALAFSPLFVLVSRACLTDALLSLWTTLSLLWAWLALEQPDGEGRKWWLLAWAALGLGFLTKGPVALAVVLPAVGIYALVQGSLVRALKEAQWLWGLVIFLAINLPWYGLVWWKLGDTFIDAFFVSQNLRRFSETLLGHGGGLFYYLPVLFLGAFPFAALALPELGRALGQNPRSLRQEDPLAALHMLAAIALLVVLVVFSLAATKQINYVLPALPFLAVLAGCQLDRIRRGEIGGRLARPVFWGLLWLGGGILVVALAAVPIGLPLFWGKIEASIRFDSSEYALPLAAPRMILWPLLSALMAGVATYGFTWAWRRGRGRAAAWSLGAGAALFCGVVFLGLLPQAAGSIQTPAKALALEVQRRVGPDDALVTFGLWKPSLIYYTGRELPRYKTDQQAELDKALSAAKPVYVLSRARLRGKLQTNPAFTMLSEREGYLLGGNPAAASSWRGEAPPPVESEETK, encoded by the coding sequence ATGAGCCCCAAGGCCCAGATCAAAGGCGCCTTGGCCTTGCTGATGGTGCTGGCCCTGGCGGCGGCGCTCTTGTTGGCTGGGCTGGGCGAGATTCCCCTCACCGATCGCGACGAGGGCGAGTACGCGGCGGCGGTGGCGGCCATGCGCGCTCAGGGCGACTGGCTGGTGCCCACCCTCAACGGCAAGCTCTATCTGGAAAAGCCCATCCTGGTCTATTGGGCCATGGCCGGCAGCCAGGCCATTATGGGCGACAACGAAATTGCGGCCCGGATGCCCTCGGCCCTGGCCGGGTTCCTGCTGGTGCTGGCCGTGGGCCTCGCCGTGTGGCGCGCCGGTGGCAGGGCCTCCCTGGGGGCCATGGCCGCGGCGGCCTTGGCCTTCAGCCCACTTTTTGTGCTGGTGTCTCGCGCCTGCCTCACCGACGCGCTCCTGAGCCTGTGGACCACCCTGTCCTTGCTCTGGGCCTGGCTGGCCCTGGAGCAGCCCGATGGCGAGGGGCGCAAATGGTGGCTCCTGGCCTGGGCCGCCCTAGGCCTGGGCTTCCTCACCAAGGGCCCGGTGGCCCTGGCCGTGGTGCTGCCGGCCGTGGGCATCTACGCCCTGGTGCAGGGGAGCTTGGTGCGCGCCCTCAAGGAAGCGCAGTGGCTTTGGGGGCTCGTCATCTTCCTGGCGATCAACCTGCCTTGGTACGGCCTGGTGTGGTGGAAGCTGGGCGACACCTTTATTGACGCCTTTTTCGTGAGCCAGAACCTGCGCCGCTTCTCCGAGACCCTGCTGGGCCACGGGGGAGGGCTGTTCTATTACTTGCCGGTGCTGTTCCTGGGGGCCTTCCCCTTTGCCGCCCTGGCCCTGCCCGAGCTGGGCCGCGCCCTGGGCCAGAACCCCCGTTCCCTGCGCCAAGAAGACCCCCTGGCGGCGCTGCACATGCTCGCGGCCATCGCCCTGCTGGTGGTGCTGGTGGTGTTCTCCCTGGCCGCCACCAAGCAGATCAACTACGTGCTGCCCGCCTTGCCCTTCCTGGCCGTGCTGGCCGGGTGCCAGCTGGACCGCATCCGCCGGGGCGAGATCGGCGGCCGTTTGGCCCGGCCGGTGTTTTGGGGCCTCTTGTGGCTGGGCGGGGGCATCCTGGTGGTGGCCCTGGCCGCGGTGCCCATCGGCCTGCCCCTGTTCTGGGGCAAGATCGAGGCCTCCATCCGCTTCGATTCCAGCGAGTATGCCTTGCCCCTGGCCGCACCGCGCATGATCCTGTGGCCCCTGTTGTCCGCGCTCATGGCGGGCGTGGCTACCTATGGCTTCACCTGGGCCTGGCGGCGGGGCCGGGGACGCGCGGCCGCCTGGTCCTTGGGCGCGGGGGCGGCGCTGTTCTGCGGGGTGGTGTTCCTGGGTCTGCTGCCCCAGGCCGCCGGGAGCATCCAGACCCCGGCCAAGGCGCTGGCCCTGGAGGTTCAGCGCCGGGTGGGGCCGGATGACGCCCTGGTCACCTTCGGCCTGTGGAAGCCCAGCCTGATCTACTACACCGGCCGCGAACTGCCCCGCTACAAGACCGACCAGCAGGCCGAGCTGGACAAGGCCCTGAGCGCGGCCAAGCCGGTGTACGTGTTGAGCCGGGCGCGTCTGCGCGGTAAATTGCAGACCAACCCCGCCTTCACCATGTTGAGCGAGCGGGAAGGTTATTTGCTGGGGGGCAACCCGGCCGCGGCCAGCTCCTGGCGCGGCGAGGCCCCCCCGCCGGTGGAGTCCGAGGAGACCAAGTGA
- a CDS encoding glycosyltransferase family 39 protein, translated as MKDLWSNPVWQRRIYVLILLAVCAALFFGLGGMRDLWESDEARYAELGREMLNSGSFSHWVIPRLDYVIYLEKPPLYYWLTALSFAIFGVGEAAARLVPAFFGTLSVLLAFFLGREMWGEERAGFWSGLVLATSLMFFALSRVILVDMVLCFGVMLAVWGAWSLRAGRGWGLYAFWVGCAIGFLTKGVLGPGLAAMAVVLFAALALEWRLIKGLLDWRGPALFVLICAPWVIAAGLLQDGFIKYFFWDEQVGRLLTTKHHRFQPWWFYFALIPGAFFPWIALLPWAAWRTFPRQLWRSPEARPWLLCAVWFVGYFAFLTLSRSKMMHYALPMLPPLALIVARPLSGVMSWPRGAAAPAGLRASLTALAGLCLLAGLALLVVPATNPDISYAQAGPLLFAGPLVLALVSLGVWLVRGRAWSAAYAPLAVFLLLVLGAALAAPTLDRFRSVGPLVKPIAAQLRPSDLVATLGDYWHGTAFYAKRRVAVVDNWGELDFGRRLAPPAERSLWFMKGDQSLLKLMGGDRRVFVIAETPRWKKFQARAQRAPKALPLFAWATVGDKTLFSNRPPS; from the coding sequence GTGAAAGACCTGTGGTCAAATCCGGTGTGGCAGCGCCGCATCTATGTGCTGATCCTGCTGGCAGTGTGCGCGGCCCTGTTCTTCGGGCTGGGCGGCATGCGCGACCTGTGGGAGAGCGACGAGGCGCGCTACGCCGAGCTGGGCCGGGAGATGCTTAACTCGGGCTCCTTCAGCCACTGGGTCATTCCCCGCCTGGACTACGTGATCTACCTGGAAAAGCCGCCCCTGTACTACTGGCTCACCGCGCTCAGCTTCGCCATCTTCGGGGTGGGGGAGGCGGCCGCCCGCCTGGTGCCCGCATTTTTCGGCACCCTCAGTGTGCTCCTCGCCTTTTTCCTGGGCCGCGAGATGTGGGGCGAGGAACGGGCTGGCTTCTGGTCCGGCCTGGTCTTGGCCACCTCGCTGATGTTCTTCGCGCTCAGCCGGGTGATCCTGGTGGACATGGTGCTCTGCTTCGGGGTCATGCTGGCCGTGTGGGGGGCCTGGAGCCTGCGCGCCGGGCGGGGCTGGGGGCTCTACGCCTTTTGGGTGGGCTGCGCCATCGGCTTTTTGACCAAGGGCGTGTTGGGCCCGGGCTTGGCGGCCATGGCCGTGGTGCTTTTCGCGGCCCTGGCCCTGGAGTGGCGGCTGATCAAGGGCCTGCTGGATTGGCGGGGCCCGGCCTTGTTCGTGCTCATTTGCGCGCCCTGGGTCATCGCCGCCGGTCTCTTGCAAGACGGCTTCATCAAGTACTTCTTCTGGGACGAGCAGGTGGGGCGCTTGCTCACCACCAAGCACCACCGCTTCCAGCCCTGGTGGTTCTACTTCGCGCTGATTCCCGGGGCCTTCTTCCCCTGGATCGCCTTGCTGCCCTGGGCGGCCTGGCGCACCTTCCCCCGCCAACTCTGGCGCTCGCCCGAGGCGCGTCCCTGGCTGCTGTGCGCGGTGTGGTTCGTGGGCTACTTCGCCTTCCTCACCCTGTCCCGCTCCAAGATGATGCACTACGCCCTGCCCATGCTGCCGCCCCTGGCCCTGATCGTGGCGCGGCCCCTGAGCGGGGTGATGTCCTGGCCTCGGGGAGCCGCCGCTCCGGCCGGGCTACGGGCCAGCCTCACCGCTCTGGCCGGGCTGTGCCTGCTGGCCGGGCTGGCTCTGTTGGTGGTGCCGGCCACCAACCCGGACATCAGCTACGCCCAGGCCGGGCCTCTGCTCTTCGCGGGGCCCCTGGTGCTGGCCCTGGTGTCGTTGGGGGTGTGGCTGGTGCGCGGTCGGGCCTGGTCCGCGGCCTATGCCCCCCTGGCGGTGTTTCTGCTCCTGGTGCTGGGCGCGGCCCTGGCCGCCCCCACCCTGGACCGCTTCCGCTCGGTGGGGCCCCTGGTCAAGCCCATCGCCGCCCAGCTACGGCCCAGCGACCTGGTGGCCACCCTGGGCGACTACTGGCACGGCACGGCCTTTTACGCCAAACGCCGGGTGGCGGTGGTGGACAACTGGGGCGAACTGGACTTCGGACGCCGTTTGGCCCCCCCGGCCGAGCGCTCCCTGTGGTTCATGAAGGGTGACCAGTCCCTCTTGAAGCTCATGGGCGGCGACCGGCGGGTGTTCGTTATCGCCGAGACCCCCCGCTGGAAGAAGTTCCAGGCCCGAGCCCAGCGCGCGCCCAAGGCCCTGCCTCTGTTCGCCTGGGCCACCGTGGGCGACAAGACCCTGTTCTCCAACCGCCCCCCGAGCTAG
- a CDS encoding phosphatase PAP2 family protein, with amino-acid sequence MRTVWLHHAEPAALVRRGIVLVAALGAMAGVMIWGMDQPVREALGAFGKGTFGHAWGQAAYWMGLGGTQIAAAVLVILAALGCKNFPWRRLGLDCLYAVVVAGLSTQVIKHIVGRARPRLNLSPADIIGPTFDSDWHSFVSGHAATSFALAAVLAARWPHGAPVFYTLAAFIAAGRIISGSHYASDVLGGMALGLAVGWLLVMRRNYQLAEAAR; translated from the coding sequence ATGCGGACCGTGTGGCTGCACCATGCCGAGCCCGCCGCGCTGGTGCGCCGGGGGATCGTCCTGGTGGCGGCCCTGGGGGCCATGGCCGGGGTGATGATCTGGGGCATGGACCAGCCGGTGCGCGAGGCCCTGGGCGCCTTCGGCAAAGGAACCTTCGGCCACGCCTGGGGCCAGGCCGCCTACTGGATGGGCCTGGGCGGCACCCAGATCGCGGCGGCGGTGCTGGTGATCCTGGCCGCCCTGGGCTGCAAGAACTTTCCTTGGCGCCGCCTGGGCCTGGACTGCCTCTACGCGGTGGTGGTGGCCGGTCTCTCCACCCAGGTGATCAAGCACATCGTGGGCCGGGCCCGGCCCCGCCTGAATCTTTCGCCCGCCGACATCATCGGCCCCACCTTTGACAGCGACTGGCACTCCTTCGTCTCGGGCCACGCGGCCACCAGCTTCGCCCTGGCGGCGGTGCTGGCCGCCCGCTGGCCCCACGGCGCGCCGGTGTTCTACACTCTGGCCGCCTTTATCGCGGCCGGGCGCATCATAAGCGGTTCGCACTACGCCTCGGACGTGCTGGGCGGCATGGCCCTGGGCTTGGCCGTGGGCTGGCTTTTGGTCATGCGGCGCAATTACCAGCTGGCGGAGGCGGCGCGATGA
- a CDS encoding glycosyltransferase: MAAETHTHPEISVVIPVFNEEDNLVELHARLAATLNNFGSSWEVIYVDDGSKDGSWELLSRIQAQDAHARLVRFNRNYGQHMAIFAGFERVKGQVVVTLDADLQNPPEEVPKLVAKLNEGYDVVSGWRQNRHDSVLRKIPTWIVAKMTSRVVGVNLRDYGCMLRAYRREIVQAMCASQETSSYIPALANIYAASVAEIPVAHAERAGGESKYSIFKLIKLNFDLMTGFSVLPIQMISVMGVLVALVGLGFGVFLFVRRLIVGPEVEGVFTLFAILFVFVGLQILGVGLIGEYLGRVYREVRRRPRFVIRETKGPDSEA, encoded by the coding sequence ATGGCGGCCGAGACCCATACCCATCCCGAAATATCGGTGGTGATCCCCGTTTTCAACGAGGAGGACAACCTGGTGGAGCTGCACGCCCGCCTGGCCGCCACCCTCAACAACTTCGGCTCGTCCTGGGAGGTCATCTACGTCGACGACGGCTCCAAGGACGGCTCCTGGGAGCTGCTGAGCCGCATCCAGGCCCAGGACGCCCACGCCCGTTTGGTGCGCTTCAACCGCAACTACGGCCAGCACATGGCCATCTTCGCGGGCTTCGAGCGGGTCAAGGGCCAGGTGGTGGTCACCCTGGACGCGGATCTGCAAAACCCGCCCGAAGAGGTGCCCAAGCTGGTGGCCAAGCTGAACGAGGGCTACGACGTGGTCTCCGGCTGGCGGCAGAACCGCCACGACTCGGTGCTGCGCAAGATCCCCACCTGGATCGTGGCCAAGATGACCAGCCGGGTGGTGGGGGTGAACCTCAGGGACTACGGCTGCATGCTCCGGGCCTACCGCCGCGAGATCGTTCAGGCCATGTGCGCCTCCCAGGAGACCTCCTCCTACATCCCGGCCCTGGCCAACATCTACGCGGCCAGCGTGGCCGAGATTCCGGTGGCCCACGCCGAGCGGGCCGGGGGCGAGTCCAAGTACAGCATCTTCAAGCTCATCAAGCTCAACTTCGACCTGATGACCGGCTTCTCGGTATTGCCTATTCAGATGATCAGCGTCATGGGCGTGCTGGTGGCCCTGGTGGGGCTGGGCTTCGGCGTGTTCCTGTTCGTCAGGCGGCTCATCGTGGGGCCGGAGGTCGAGGGCGTCTTCACCCTGTTCGCCATCCTCTTCGTGTTCGTGGGCCTGCAAATCCTTGGCGTGGGGCTCATCGGCGAATATCTGGGCCGGGTCTACCGCGAGGTGCGCCGCCGGCCGCGCTTCGTCATCCGCGAGACCAAGGGCCCCGACTCCGAGGCCTGA